A single region of the Micropterus dolomieu isolate WLL.071019.BEF.003 ecotype Adirondacks linkage group LG18, ASM2129224v1, whole genome shotgun sequence genome encodes:
- the LOC123956952 gene encoding uncharacterized protein LOC123956952 has protein sequence MGAEYSQEDYDRFALDYYQTALQHPCLLPDIGIDESLLKYSGTDSNAQLVAYSTELVNKVPDYINNLGSSLGALTVIPNAVGIGALVLSMIMEISMLSRTQSTETPYSMLQRVFGEEKASSVRDTISEYLKRHQTFINNNQRLLEELRRLEAQLSNHLTILRNSLLHDGQMSTRGFKIWVNGASFHIQMLIHEARLNVQTGKPASDHQTAINSAISLYLQHLDNLMEKYKTYKSSTTEIAIERHYSGCCCKLLL, from the exons ATGGGCGCTGAATACTCACAAGAGGACTATGACAGGTTTGCTCTTGATTATTATCAAACTGCTTTACAGCATCCATGCCTCTTACCAGATATAGGCATAGATGAGTCTCTACTGAAATATTCGGGTACCGACTCTAACGCTCAGCTGGTAGCCTACTCTACTGAGCTGGTCAACAAAGTGCCAGACTACATCAACAACTTGGGATCTAGTTTGGGTGCATTGACTGTAATCCCAAATGCTGTTGGAATTGGAGCGCTGGTGCTTTCCATGATCATGGAGATCAGCATGTTGAGCAGGACCCAATCAACTGAGACTCCATACAGCATGCTCCAACGTGTATTTGGTGAAGAGAAAGCCTCATCTGTCCGGGACACAATATCAGAGTATCTGAAGCGCCATCAGACATTCATTAACAATAACCAACGATTACTTGAGGAATTACGGAGACTAGAAGCCCAGCTGAGCAACCATCTCACCATCCTCAGAAACTCCCTGCTGCATGACGGACAGATGAGCACCCGTGGGTTCAAAATCTGGGTCAATGGAGCCTCCTTCCACATCCAGATGTTGATCCATGAAGCTCGTCTGAATGTTCAGACTGGCAAACCTGCATCAGACCATCAGACTGCGATCAATTCTGCCATCAGTTTGTATCTGCAGCACCTGGATAATTTAATGGAGAAATACAAGACTTACAAGAGCAGTACTACTGAGATCGCGATAGAGAGGCACTATTCTG GTTGTTGCTGTAAACTGCTCCTTTAA